The Fusarium poae strain DAOMC 252244 chromosome 2, whole genome shotgun sequence nucleotide sequence TTCCTGTCTCGCGAATGACAGCACAGTTGTGTTGAACCGTCTCATACGCCACGATGGCATCTGTCTTGACAGCCTCCATCTCTCGTGTTTTCATTGCCATGTCTCTCCTTTGCTTACCACGGTACTTGGCCACGTAGATAGTAAGGAAGATGTAGGACCACATGATGAAGAAAACGATAATGAGATAGAACGGATCAAACTTGTAAAACAGTACGACGCCAGCAACAAAAATGTCAAAGACCATGGGGAAAACCTGGAAACAGAAACTCTCAAGGAAGGTGTTGATTGAAGCGCCTCTACTGAGCGCACTGGTGACCTCACCGACCTTTTTGTTGAGATGAAACTCCAGAGAAAGACCCAAGACATGCTCAAATGCAGCAGAAGACAGTCGTCGGAATAGAGATTGCGATACTGGGATCCAGAGGACGGAACGCGCTGCTCCGAGAGCACCTTGGTTGCCCTGGAGGGCACGGTAGACGACGTAAAGGAAGATCTGTTTGTAAGGCAGCTTTCCTTCGCCGAGGTTATCCACTAGAACACCGAGTTGGAGCGGACCAAGGACGTTGACCAGACGCTGGCAGACTAGGATGACGATGCAGACTAGGACGATGGCTTGGTACAAAGGCGAATCCTTGGGCCACAGGTAAGGAAACAGAACTTTGAAGCCAGCAAAATAATCCAGCCAGCCGGTTCCTGAAACTTGCGTACGTCTTGGTTCAGCTGCGGAAGGGGGAACGCTTCCATAACCTTCAGCGTTGCCATTTCCATTCTCCAACAGACCCTGTCGCTCCTCAGGCAAAGATTTTGGTTGTAGGGATTTCAACTTGTACTCTCTCAAAGTAAATGAGCCGATCATGAGAGCAAGAACAAAGACTCTCGCCGAGCCGATAATGTTGGTGGTGTCGACAAAATCAGGTGAGACACGAAGTTGAGGTTCCACCGCGGACAAGACTGCTGCGATGACGATTTCTGCAAGCGCAGCAACACACCACGCTGCTAGGTGAGCGCCATCCGGATTCCAAGGACCTTCAGGATCGGGGAGGAGACCGGCAAGGAAATATAGTAAAACGCCAACAAAAGATGCTAAGTATGCGCTGAATGAAAACAGAatctttcctttaatatCCTTCTGATCCGCAAAGACCTCCTTCGTAGTAAGAACGACACTCGCGATAATTAATCCTGAAAGAACAAGCTGAAAAACCCATATTAACCTCGCGTAGAGCCGTTGGATTTTCTCAGTCTTTGACTTGAGATCGTTGTCTAACGCGTTCTGACGCGTTTTGGGATCGCCATGGCGAGCGAGGTAGAACTGAGCAGATTGGACACCCAGAAGCGTGACGAATAGGGCGCACGGATAGGCGTAGAAGCCTATTTTCAACCCAAGCTCTTCCTTAGCCATGACGAGAGGCAGTGATGGTGTTTAAAGGAGAGTTTTGGTGTTGCTAGATGATGTCAAGGTTGCCGGGGTTTTAATGTTCCGAGGAGACCGAGGCGAAGAGAGATTAGTCATCTGATTCATCAGCTTGAATAATGGCGAGattcttctttttgtttcACAACAATCATTTCAGACAAATTATTTGCCTTTTTTATCTTGTTCGTGGACTAGTTCTGCCTGTCTCGTTTTGTGCCTGTTAAGACTAGCTGCTTTCACCGTTCCCGGTTTGTCCGATGATTAGCTGCATTC carries:
- a CDS encoding hypothetical protein (TransMembrane:9 (o12-33i60-82o102-121i133-155o171-189i239-255o261-279i376-399o405-425i)); this translates as MAKEELGLKIGFYAYPCALFVTLLGVQSAQFYLARHGDPKTRQNALDNDLKSKTEKIQRLYARLIWVFQLVLSGLIIASVVLTTKEVFADQKDIKGKILFSFSAYLASFVGVLLYFLAGLLPDPEGPWNPDGAHLAAWCVAALAEIVIAAVLSAVEPQLRVSPDFVDTTNIIGSARVFVLALMIGSFTLREYKLKSLQPKSLPEERQGLLENGNGNAEGYGSVPPSAAEPRRTQVSGTGWLDYFAGFKVLFPYLWPKDSPLYQAIVLVCIVILVCQRLVNVLGPLQLGVLVDNLGEGKLPYKQIFLYVVYRALQGNQGALGAARSVLWIPVSQSLFRRLSSAAFEHVLGLSLEFHLNKKVGEVTSALSRGASINTFLESFCFQVFPMVFDIFVAGVVLFYKFDPFYLIIVFFIMWSYIFLTIYVAKYRGKQRRDMAMKTREMEAVKTDAIVAYETVQHNCAVIRETGRFREHVTVFQRAERLVQWSLAALNLTQSSIFTLGTALLVAVSAYKISIGEQTVGEFVSLINYFVQLQGPLNFFGTYYTMLQNNLIEAERLLDLFKETAGVVEKPDAIVLPPIKGEVSFNDVKFAYQTKKGGPVLDGINFTVAPGTKTAIVGESGSGKSTSLKLLFRFYDVTDGSITIDGHDLRDVKLDSLRRNIGVVPQDTVLFNATIMYNLLYARPDATEEDVYEACKAANIHERILNFPDGYETKVGERGLKLSGGERQRIAIARAILKDARILLLDEATASLDSHTERQIQDALERVTAGRTTITIAHRLSTITTSDQIIVLHKGEIVERGTHNELLARGGRYHAMWEKQTTIEKKEKEKKELEGEASETASQE